The Vibrio cyclitrophicus sequence CATGAAGGAGAAGCGATGCCTGTCGTAGGGCATTTGCAAGTCGTCACTGACTGGGATGGCAAACCTATCTGTATTGTTGAGATAACCTCTGTTTCCTTGTGTCCATACAATCAAGTGACCGCTGAATTTGCTGCCGCCGAAGGTGAGGGCGATAAAACACTCGAATGGTGGAGGGAAGCGCATTGGAACTTCTTCTCACGTGAATGTGAAGAGCTTAAGATCACACCGAGTGAAGACATGATGTTGGTGCTTGAGCGTTTCAAAGTGGTTCATCAATAAGAGTAAGATTAAAAAGTGCCCATTGGTTTAATTGAATCTTAAGTCGCGGCACTTAGATCTCGAAAAGCAGTCAAGCAATACAACAAGGAGTGTGTAGTGAAAATTGCAATATTGGACGATTATCAGAACGTAGTAAAAAGCCTTGTGTGTTACC is a genomic window containing:
- a CDS encoding ASCH domain-containing protein; the protein is MEERSKAYLDSYLSTLPADFASQYTSFSADYYCADEYNANLCAQLILKGEKQASCSLEYWYSHEGEAMPVVGHLQVVTDWDGKPICIVEITSVSLCPYNQVTAEFAAAEGEGDKTLEWWREAHWNFFSRECEELKITPSEDMMLVLERFKVVHQ